From the genome of Geminocystis herdmanii PCC 6308, one region includes:
- a CDS encoding anthranilate phosphoribosyltransferase family protein, with the protein MSSEFRELLKKIGSGAHTHKNLTRLQASLALEMMLNGEATPAQIGAFLIAHRIKRPTGEELAGMLDSYTKLGVTLSNINNSSYPLTIFGIPYDGRTRFAPISPLTALILSSIELPVLMHGGTKMPTKYGLTLAEIWRELGIDLTQLSLSQVEKLLNDTHFGFLYLPQHFPLAHKLVQYREEIGKRPPIATLELIWQPYEGHSHLIAGYVHPPTEKMIREALLLRGITKFTLIKGLEGSPDLKLDQTNIIVIDSPKSEEGFEYLKVNPLHYDLKGKDPSLSDHQEYFNQLKRTIAGENTPLTMSTILNGGFYLWRCGVTSSIEQGLTLVESLIKEGKLQTQLERMENGKWRIENEE; encoded by the coding sequence ATGAGTAGTGAATTTAGAGAATTATTAAAAAAAATTGGTAGTGGAGCGCATACTCACAAAAACTTAACTCGTTTACAAGCCAGTTTAGCTTTAGAAATGATGTTAAATGGGGAGGCAACTCCAGCGCAAATCGGTGCTTTTTTAATCGCCCATCGCATTAAGCGCCCCACGGGAGAAGAATTGGCAGGAATGTTGGATAGTTATACTAAGTTAGGGGTAACTTTATCGAATATCAATAATTCTTCCTATCCTCTCACAATTTTCGGTATTCCCTACGATGGTAGAACAAGATTTGCACCTATTTCCCCTCTTACTGCTCTTATTTTAAGCTCGATCGAGCTTCCCGTGTTAATGCACGGGGGTACAAAAATGCCCACCAAATACGGCTTAACCCTAGCAGAAATTTGGAGAGAATTAGGTATAGATTTAACTCAATTATCCTTGTCTCAAGTAGAGAAATTATTGAATGATACCCATTTCGGTTTTCTTTATTTACCCCAACATTTTCCCCTAGCCCATAAATTAGTACAATATCGAGAGGAAATCGGTAAACGCCCCCCCATTGCTACTTTAGAATTAATTTGGCAACCCTACGAAGGGCATAGTCACCTCATTGCCGGTTATGTGCATCCCCCCACAGAAAAAATGATTCGGGAGGCTTTGTTGTTACGAGGAATAACAAAATTTACCCTCATCAAAGGTTTAGAGGGTAGCCCCGATTTAAAATTAGATCAAACTAATATTATTGTCATTGATTCTCCAAAATCTGAGGAAGGATTTGAGTATCTAAAAGTTAATCCTTTGCACTATGATTTAAAAGGTAAAGATCCTTCATTGTCAGATCATCAAGAATATTTTAACCAATTAAAAAGAACGATCGCTGGTGAAAATACGCCCTTAACTATGAGTACTATTTTAAACGGTGGTTTTTATCTCTGGCGTTGTGGTGTTACAAGCTCGATCGAACAAGGTTTAACTCTTGTCGAGAGTTTGATTAAAGAAGGAAAATTACAAACACAACTAGAGAGAATGGAGAATGGAAAATGGAGAATTGAGAATGAAGAATGA
- a CDS encoding DUF4327 family protein, with amino-acid sequence MKTLERTAKDYSIEMIKDEVRHLVEKGTVSRHQPIYILCQYIPAREWVCVECELEQCDYLLRDQIGDLIASENWDND; translated from the coding sequence ATGAAAACATTAGAAAGAACTGCAAAAGATTACTCCATCGAAATGATTAAAGACGAAGTTCGTCATTTAGTGGAAAAAGGTACTGTTAGTCGTCATCAACCAATTTATATTTTATGCCAATATATTCCTGCTAGAGAGTGGGTATGTGTTGAATGTGAATTAGAACAATGTGATTATTTATTAAGAGATCAAATTGGGGATTTAATTGCTTCGGAAAACTGGGATAACGACTAG
- a CDS encoding glycoside hydrolase family 3 protein, with translation MIENLSLREKIGQLIVVRTTGYIFDHQIRYPAWEATQPQLKKWLQELNLGGVILLGGSCSEIADRTQQLQSWAKTPLLIAADIEEGVGQRFSGATWFPPPMALSTIASKNLSLAREYARKMGEITAREALAMGINWVLAPISDVNNNPDNPVINIRSFGDNPDMVADLATAFIEGCQCYPVLTTAKHFPGHGDTATDSHLHLPKVTHSKERLQQIELIPFQRSIEHNVDSIMTAHLLVKQLDAINPATLSFSILTQLLRKELNFSGLIVTDALIMGGVAKYASQGEIAVKALQAGADILLMPENPEVAVSSIEQAVKDGILSESRIDESLARITQAKSKLSFSEADLRQISSEGDRKTVKEILSLSMSYGGEMPIIKATEGINLVVVQDLLNCDFLHRQVPAITIPESYGYQTQVFDQRNLHLAQYHQQPILLQAFIRGNPFLGNGGLTESAKAFYEQLLEFEEVKGIIIYGSPYILEWFLPRLKKNTPWVFSYGQMPQAQELTCQRLFDLSTVHDINKDNFL, from the coding sequence ATGATAGAAAATCTGAGTTTAAGAGAAAAAATTGGACAGTTAATCGTTGTACGCACTACTGGTTATATTTTTGATCATCAAATTCGTTATCCCGCATGGGAGGCTACTCAACCTCAGTTAAAAAAGTGGCTACAAGAATTAAATCTTGGGGGGGTTATTTTGTTGGGAGGTAGTTGTTCAGAAATTGCCGATCGAACACAACAGTTACAGTCATGGGCAAAAACTCCCTTACTGATTGCGGCGGATATAGAAGAAGGAGTGGGGCAGAGATTTAGTGGGGCAACTTGGTTTCCTCCCCCTATGGCGTTATCAACTATTGCTTCAAAAAATTTGAGTTTAGCTAGAGAATACGCCCGAAAAATGGGAGAGATTACCGCTAGGGAGGCTTTAGCTATGGGGATAAATTGGGTTTTAGCACCCATTTCCGATGTTAATAATAATCCCGATAATCCCGTTATCAATATTCGCTCTTTTGGGGATAATCCTGACATGGTAGCCGATTTAGCTACGGCTTTTATTGAAGGTTGTCAATGTTATCCTGTGTTGACTACTGCTAAACATTTTCCGGGGCATGGTGACACCGCAACGGATTCTCATTTACATTTACCGAAAGTTACTCACAGTAAGGAGCGTTTACAACAAATTGAGTTAATACCTTTTCAACGATCGATCGAGCATAATGTAGATAGTATCATGACTGCCCATCTATTAGTAAAGCAATTAGATGCTATTAATCCGGCTACTTTATCTTTTTCGATACTAACACAACTTTTGAGAAAGGAATTAAATTTTTCGGGATTGATTGTTACTGATGCGCTGATTATGGGGGGAGTGGCAAAATATGCTAGTCAAGGGGAAATTGCAGTAAAAGCCCTTCAAGCAGGGGCGGATATTCTCTTAATGCCTGAAAATCCTGAAGTTGCAGTGAGTTCGATCGAACAAGCGGTTAAAGATGGTATCCTGTCAGAATCACGCATTGACGAGAGTTTAGCCCGAATTACTCAGGCGAAAAGTAAGTTATCTTTTTCTGAAGCTGATTTGAGACAAATTAGCTCTGAAGGGGATAGAAAGACGGTAAAGGAAATTTTAAGCCTAAGTATGAGTTATGGCGGTGAAATGCCTATAATAAAAGCCACTGAGGGAATAAATTTGGTAGTGGTGCAGGACTTGTTAAACTGCGATTTTCTCCATCGTCAAGTACCAGCTATCACTATTCCTGAAAGCTATGGTTATCAAACTCAAGTTTTTGATCAACGAAACTTACATCTAGCACAATATCATCAACAACCGATTCTCTTACAGGCATTTATTCGGGGTAATCCTTTCTTGGGTAATGGTGGTTTAACGGAGTCTGCCAAGGCTTTTTATGAACAATTACTAGAGTTTGAGGAAGTTAAAGGTATTATCATCTATGGCAGTCCTTATATTTTAGAGTGGTTTTTGCCCCGTCTCAAAAAAAATACCCCTTGGGTTTTCAGTTACGGGCAAATGCCCCAAGCACAAGAGTTAACTTGTCAACGTCTTTTTGATTTGTCAACAGTTCATGACATTAACAAAGATAATTTTTTGTAA
- the leuD gene encoding 3-isopropylmalate dehydratase small subunit has protein sequence MSQRTIISGTGIPLVGNDIDTDRIIPARFLRCVTFDGLGEQVFADDRIALQGKHPFDLPPYQKAKILVVNANFGCGSSREHAPQAIAKWGIEAIIGESFAEIFFGNCLTMGIPCVTTSSGNIKSIQNLLQENPDISMTLDLENLKIQCGHYSSVVKMDSGAKSMLTTGKWDTCGLLTKNIEQIKATSTKLPYLTW, from the coding sequence ATGAGTCAAAGAACTATTATTTCAGGTACTGGTATTCCCTTAGTCGGTAACGACATTGACACCGATCGAATTATTCCCGCCCGTTTTTTGCGTTGTGTCACCTTTGATGGACTAGGAGAACAAGTGTTCGCAGACGATCGTATCGCCTTACAAGGAAAACATCCCTTCGATTTACCCCCATATCAAAAAGCAAAAATTTTAGTAGTTAATGCTAATTTCGGATGTGGCTCAAGTAGGGAACACGCACCCCAAGCCATTGCTAAATGGGGAATAGAAGCCATTATAGGAGAAAGTTTTGCGGAAATATTTTTCGGAAATTGCTTAACTATGGGTATTCCTTGTGTTACCACTTCATCAGGAAATATTAAAAGTATCCAAAACTTATTACAGGAAAATCCCGATATTTCCATGACATTAGACTTAGAAAATTTAAAAATTCAATGCGGACATTATAGTAGTGTTGTCAAAATGGATAGCGGTGCAAAAAGTATGTTAACCACAGGAAAATGGGATACTTGTGGTTTATTGACTAAAAATATTGAGCAAATCAAAGCAACATCGACAAAATTACCCTATCTTACTTGGTAA
- the ltrA gene encoding group II intron reverse transcriptase/maturase, whose protein sequence is MTTAKPIDKLNNWNTWQSINWKVVEKQVFRLQKRIYRASQNGNVKLVHSLQRLLIKSYYGKLLATRKVTQDNQGKKTAGVDGVKSLTPKQRLEITGQLKLRGKCKPTRRVNIPKPNGETRPLGIPCMEDRIKQCMVKLALEPQWEAKFEPNSYGFRPARSCHDAIGQIFNAIYQVPKYVLDADISKCFDKIDHDKLLAKLETYPQLRREIKSWLESGYMDGKQLYPTNEGTPQGGVVSPLLANIALHGMELELKKFAGTWKGTKRDNKDSLTIVRYADDFVILHKDIERIIQCKGIIENWLKDLGLELKPSKTRISHTLNRYEGNTGFDFLGFNIRQYEVGRTHTGNNSKGVPLGYKTMIKPSKDKIKSHIKKIGKTIDKHKASPQIALIRELNPIIRGWANYYSSVCSKEIYSKCDSMVYQQLKRWAERRHPNKSKTWVAKKYWHTWELRTWVFSTRDEEGMRLLNHSETEIKRHIKVKGEKSPFDGDWIYWTTRIGKHPEVSTRMATLLKRQKGKCNHCGLNFKNEDLLEIDHIIPKSKGGKDMYNNLQILHRHCHDDKTARDGSLNRTHDKGFIGEERNEAKVSRSVLKTSQNREVLA, encoded by the coding sequence ATGACAACGGCAAAACCGATTGATAAACTAAATAACTGGAACACATGGCAATCCATAAACTGGAAAGTTGTGGAAAAACAGGTATTTAGACTACAAAAGAGAATCTATAGAGCGAGTCAAAATGGTAATGTCAAATTGGTTCACAGCTTACAAAGATTACTCATAAAATCCTATTACGGAAAACTTCTCGCAACCAGAAAGGTAACTCAGGATAATCAAGGCAAGAAAACAGCAGGAGTGGACGGAGTTAAATCTTTGACCCCAAAGCAACGCCTAGAGATTACAGGTCAATTAAAACTAAGAGGTAAATGCAAACCCACAAGAAGGGTAAACATACCCAAACCTAATGGAGAAACAAGACCACTGGGAATCCCTTGTATGGAAGATAGAATAAAACAATGTATGGTCAAATTAGCACTAGAACCCCAATGGGAAGCAAAATTTGAACCGAACAGTTATGGATTTCGACCAGCTAGGTCATGCCACGATGCAATTGGACAAATATTCAACGCAATTTACCAAGTGCCGAAATATGTACTGGATGCTGATATTTCTAAATGCTTCGACAAAATAGACCACGATAAATTACTTGCAAAACTCGAAACATACCCACAATTAAGACGTGAAATCAAATCATGGCTAGAGAGTGGGTACATGGACGGTAAACAATTATACCCAACCAACGAAGGCACACCACAAGGAGGAGTGGTATCACCGTTATTAGCAAATATAGCCCTTCATGGAATGGAATTAGAACTTAAAAAGTTTGCAGGTACATGGAAAGGCACGAAAAGAGACAACAAGGATTCTCTCACAATAGTTAGATATGCGGACGACTTTGTCATCCTTCACAAAGATATTGAAAGAATCATCCAATGCAAGGGAATTATCGAAAACTGGTTGAAAGATTTAGGACTCGAACTAAAACCAAGTAAAACCCGTATCTCTCATACACTCAATCGGTATGAAGGAAACACTGGCTTTGACTTCCTAGGATTTAATATCCGTCAATATGAAGTTGGACGAACACACACGGGAAATAACTCTAAGGGTGTGCCACTTGGATATAAAACCATGATAAAACCATCGAAGGATAAAATCAAATCTCATATCAAAAAGATTGGGAAGACTATAGATAAACACAAAGCAAGTCCACAAATAGCCTTAATTAGAGAACTCAATCCTATCATCAGGGGTTGGGCGAACTATTATAGTTCAGTGTGCAGTAAAGAGATTTACTCTAAATGTGACTCCATGGTGTATCAACAACTTAAGAGATGGGCAGAAAGAAGACACCCAAACAAATCCAAAACATGGGTTGCCAAAAAATATTGGCACACATGGGAATTAAGAACATGGGTGTTTTCTACCAGAGATGAAGAGGGAATGAGACTCCTAAACCATAGCGAAACGGAAATTAAAAGACACATCAAAGTCAAGGGAGAAAAATCGCCTTTTGACGGAGACTGGATTTATTGGACAACCCGTATAGGAAAACACCCCGAAGTATCAACAAGAATGGCAACATTACTCAAGAGACAGAAAGGGAAGTGTAATCACTGTGGACTCAACTTTAAAAATGAGGATTTGCTAGAAATCGACCACATTATCCCAAAATCGAAAGGTGGGAAGGATATGTACAACAATCTACAAATACTTCATAGACATTGCCACGATGATAAGACTGCTAGAGATGGTAGTTTGAATCGTACCCATGACAAGGGGTTTATCGGAGAGGAGCGGAATGAAGCGAAAGTTTCACGTTCCGTTCTGAAGACGAGTCAGAATCGTGAGGTTCTGGCTTAG
- a CDS encoding GUN4 domain-containing protein, with the protein MKLQSLFVALILTFSFNNIALNPTQAQTTTKTQVSSESSIDFTNLTRFLNEQNWRRANDETRRIILQATGRTSVGWIPPSDLQNLSCSDLKTIDTLWKENSNGRFGFSVQFPIYVDTGNRPARLVSDDAFNRFGDRIGWRKDGDWIIFIENLNYSINAPIGHFPNPRPEYSITGGRLLYSTLAGRMVECNLVTYQR; encoded by the coding sequence ATGAAACTTCAATCTCTATTTGTTGCCCTTATTCTCACTTTTTCTTTTAATAATATTGCCCTTAATCCTACTCAGGCACAAACAACCACGAAAACTCAAGTATCTTCCGAAAGTTCGATCGATTTTACCAACCTTACCAGATTTTTGAATGAACAAAATTGGCGTAGAGCCAATGATGAAACTAGACGTATTATCTTACAAGCCACCGGTAGAACTTCTGTAGGTTGGATTCCTCCTTCTGACTTACAAAATCTCTCCTGTAGCGATTTAAAAACCATTGATACTCTCTGGAAAGAAAACTCTAATGGTAGATTCGGTTTTAGTGTCCAATTCCCTATTTATGTGGATACAGGCAATCGCCCAGCAAGACTGGTGAGTGATGATGCTTTTAATCGTTTTGGCGATCGCATCGGCTGGAGAAAAGACGGAGATTGGATTATCTTCATCGAGAATCTTAACTATTCGATTAATGCACCTATCGGACACTTTCCTAACCCTCGCCCTGAATATTCCATTACAGGAGGTAGATTGCTTTATTCTACATTGGCGGGAAGAATGGTTGAATGTAATTTAGTTACCTATCAAAGATAA
- a CDS encoding phosphomannose isomerase type II C-terminal cupin domain: protein MSDNLNSNSQAIIESEYTRTPPWGTVTLLEDGKNYRIHKITLKPGHHISTQMHYHRSEHWIVVAGTAKVVFNGEERLLLPKQSTYVPMNTRHRVENPGVVPLVMIEVQNGEYLGDDDIIRFPDEE, encoded by the coding sequence ATGAGCGACAATCTTAATTCTAACTCTCAGGCAATCATAGAAAGCGAATACACTAGAACTCCTCCTTGGGGTACAGTGACGCTACTAGAAGATGGTAAAAACTACCGTATTCACAAAATAACCCTCAAACCCGGTCATCATATTAGCACTCAAATGCACTATCATCGTAGTGAGCATTGGATTGTAGTAGCAGGAACGGCTAAAGTAGTTTTCAATGGAGAAGAAAGATTGTTATTGCCTAAACAGTCCACCTATGTACCTATGAATACTCGCCATAGAGTCGAAAATCCGGGAGTTGTACCTTTGGTAATGATTGAGGTACAAAATGGAGAATATTTGGGGGATGATGATATTATCCGCTTCCCCGATGAAGAATAA
- a CDS encoding DUF4359 domain-containing protein: MNPLPREQKSPLSITLVIGGSLFLAFGVLLALTNPNQKKYELFATEQLITYAKENVCTATSNNLEQAIKSQVCNLMIDTGKSQVPTLIGKTTQRRNYLLLSIYETNLYLYNFTTIGLLNQFYVIGFEKVYDR, encoded by the coding sequence ATGAATCCGTTACCCCGTGAACAAAAAAGCCCTTTATCTATTACCTTAGTGATAGGAGGGAGTTTATTTTTAGCCTTCGGTGTACTGTTAGCACTCACCAATCCTAATCAAAAAAAATATGAGTTATTTGCTACAGAACAATTAATTACCTATGCTAAAGAAAATGTTTGTACTGCTACCTCTAATAATTTAGAACAAGCCATCAAAAGCCAAGTATGTAATTTAATGATTGATACGGGGAAAAGTCAAGTACCCACTCTCATCGGTAAAACTACCCAAAGACGCAATTATCTTTTACTTAGCATTTATGAAACTAATCTCTATCTTTATAATTTCACCACGATCGGACTCTTAAATCAATTTTATGTTATCGGTTTTGAAAAAGTTTATGATCGATAA
- a CDS encoding efflux RND transporter periplasmic adaptor subunit, with protein MKKKSSIPQNILATMSIFALTISGCSQEKTEAPTPQPIPVSLTTLESGQLINSSEYVGTLEAVTRVNLAPEINGRIQSILVQEGELVTQGQLIAELEPTQQEEDVFAASANVQSQIAAYNQAQSELKQREGEKDATSSQVAGLRADVSRAEANLKSTLADLQRATADLELAKVNFDRSKFLVNSGVLPTQDLDDKTRDLNSAKATVTAREEASQAARSQVQTTKESLNSALSNLKVSQERIQGAKSNVDRARADIDQSRGNKGSIEQNLIFNRITAPVTGIVGDFNKKKVGDYLSQGETLTTITNNDKFLLNVNVPIENLPRLKIGLPVQILGDKNTPVVSGSISFISPLTEQNNQSITVKISFENDGSFKDEKYVRARLIWDTKPGILIPTNVVSSLGGQKFVFVAQKGDSDALTAKQIPITIGGIQGQEYQVLSGVNPGDRIVTSRILDLRNNTPITEAELTSSKN; from the coding sequence ATGAAAAAAAAATCATCTATTCCCCAAAATATTCTTGCTACCATGTCCATTTTTGCCCTCACCATATCGGGATGTAGTCAAGAAAAAACTGAAGCTCCCACACCCCAACCCATTCCTGTCAGTTTAACCACCCTAGAAAGCGGACAACTCATTAATAGTAGCGAATATGTCGGCACATTAGAAGCCGTGACAAGAGTTAATCTAGCCCCAGAAATTAACGGTAGAATTCAAAGTATTCTCGTACAGGAGGGCGAATTAGTTACCCAAGGGCAATTAATTGCCGAATTAGAGCCTACCCAACAAGAAGAAGACGTATTTGCCGCTTCCGCCAATGTCCAAAGTCAAATCGCCGCCTACAATCAAGCTCAATCGGAATTAAAACAAAGAGAAGGAGAAAAAGATGCCACTTCTTCCCAAGTCGCAGGATTAAGGGCGGATGTTAGTCGTGCCGAAGCTAACTTAAAGTCCACTCTAGCGGATTTACAAAGAGCCACTGCTGATTTAGAATTAGCAAAAGTCAACTTCGATCGCTCTAAATTCTTAGTCAATTCTGGGGTATTACCTACCCAAGATTTAGACGACAAAACCAGAGATTTAAACAGTGCCAAAGCCACTGTAACCGCCAGAGAAGAAGCCTCTCAAGCCGCTCGATCGCAAGTTCAAACCACCAAAGAATCCCTTAACTCCGCCCTAAGTAACTTAAAAGTATCCCAAGAAAGAATACAAGGAGCAAAATCTAATGTCGATCGAGCAAGGGCAGATATTGATCAATCCAGAGGAAACAAAGGTAGTATTGAACAAAACTTGATTTTTAACCGCATAACAGCCCCCGTTACAGGTATTGTGGGAGATTTTAACAAGAAAAAAGTGGGAGACTATCTCAGTCAAGGAGAAACTTTAACAACTATTACCAATAACGATAAATTTCTTCTTAACGTTAACGTACCCATTGAGAATCTACCCCGCTTAAAAATTGGTCTCCCCGTGCAAATTTTAGGAGACAAAAATACTCCCGTTGTCTCAGGTAGTATCAGCTTTATTTCTCCTTTGACAGAACAAAATAATCAATCTATCACCGTGAAAATCAGCTTTGAAAATGATGGTAGTTTCAAAGATGAAAAATATGTTCGCGCTCGTTTAATTTGGGATACCAAGCCCGGTATTTTAATTCCCACCAATGTAGTTAGTAGCTTAGGGGGACAAAAATTTGTCTTTGTGGCACAAAAAGGAGATTCCGATGCCCTCACCGCCAAACAAATTCCCATCACCATCGGCGGTATTCAAGGGCAAGAGTATCAAGTACTTTCAGGAGTTAATCCGGGCGATCGAATAGTCACTTCTCGTATTTTAGACTTAAGAAATAATACCCCCATTACGGAAGCCGAATTAACCTCCAGTAAAAATTAA
- a CDS encoding iron uptake porin — protein MKKNFWKSVKVTPLLVGASLLATTQVQANEIAQGSTEVDVQIINQLDSYSAEGGTSSKDQVTSVSQLRDVSPTDWAFEALRSLVERYGCIVGYPDRTFRGNRALSRYEFAAGLNACMQQMERLIAASESVMKEDIEKLKRLMAEFESELAALGARVDNLEGRVAFLEDHQFSTTTKLKGEVIMALTQNFEDGNQAILADRVRLALNTSFTGEDTLITRLSAGNAGAFNVNGSNKFRTGGLPVQNRNFSGPSAVLNQTFNLYPGADNDVQVDWLAYYAPIKLGENAEVKTYLAAWGGIHSDYAPTLNPFFEDYDGGNGALSPFASESPIYRIGGGSGVAFSYRLGFLEGLLGPSTATIGYLAGGSPNSPAQGEGVFNGDYSVLGQVNFNMSDTFALGFTYVSGFHKADSPVFGGGAGSGFGIVGTQLANQSNSQLDNFLGSRFGAGTTVDQKDKISNSYGSQVAWRLSDAVSLSAFFNYTSLTRIGRGSDDIWSYGGGVAFPDLFKEGSVLGIFAGVQPYNANSTYFVTDPNGNSRRVRISTDSVPLHVEAFYKYQLTDNISVTPGVIWVTNTNQGSNQDGIIGTLRTTFTF, from the coding sequence ATGAAAAAGAATTTTTGGAAATCAGTTAAAGTAACCCCTTTATTAGTGGGTGCTAGTTTGTTAGCTACTACTCAAGTACAAGCCAACGAAATTGCTCAAGGTAGTACAGAAGTCGATGTGCAAATCATCAATCAATTAGATAGCTACAGTGCCGAAGGCGGTACTTCTTCTAAAGATCAAGTTACCAGCGTTTCTCAACTCAGAGACGTATCTCCTACCGATTGGGCTTTTGAAGCTCTCCGTAGCTTAGTAGAACGTTATGGTTGTATTGTTGGTTATCCCGATCGTACCTTCAGAGGAAATCGTGCTTTAAGTCGTTACGAATTTGCCGCTGGTTTAAACGCTTGTATGCAACAAATGGAGCGTTTGATTGCCGCCAGTGAATCAGTAATGAAAGAAGACATCGAAAAACTAAAACGCTTAATGGCGGAATTTGAATCTGAACTAGCCGCTTTGGGTGCAAGAGTTGACAACTTAGAAGGCAGAGTGGCTTTCTTAGAAGATCACCAATTCTCCACCACTACCAAGTTGAAAGGGGAAGTCATCATGGCTTTAACTCAAAACTTTGAAGATGGAAACCAAGCTATTTTAGCTGATCGTGTTCGTTTAGCCTTAAATACCAGTTTCACTGGAGAAGATACCTTAATTACTCGTTTATCCGCAGGTAACGCTGGTGCATTTAATGTGAATGGAAGCAATAAATTCCGTACTGGTGGCTTACCTGTTCAAAACAGAAATTTTTCTGGACCTAGTGCAGTGTTAAATCAAACCTTTAATCTCTACCCAGGTGCAGATAATGATGTACAAGTGGACTGGTTAGCTTACTATGCTCCCATTAAATTAGGAGAAAATGCCGAAGTTAAAACCTATTTAGCGGCTTGGGGCGGTATCCACAGTGACTATGCTCCAACTCTCAATCCTTTCTTTGAAGACTACGACGGTGGTAATGGTGCTTTAAGTCCTTTCGCTTCTGAAAGTCCTATCTATCGTATCGGTGGTGGTTCTGGGGTTGCCTTCAGCTATCGCTTAGGGTTCTTAGAAGGTTTATTAGGTCCTAGTACTGCAACTATTGGTTATTTAGCAGGTGGTTCTCCTAACTCTCCTGCTCAAGGTGAAGGGGTGTTCAACGGTGACTACTCAGTGTTGGGTCAAGTTAACTTCAACATGAGTGATACCTTTGCTTTAGGCTTCACCTATGTTAGTGGTTTCCACAAAGCCGATAGTCCAGTATTCGGTGGTGGTGCTGGAAGTGGTTTTGGTATCGTAGGTACTCAATTAGCTAACCAAAGCAATAGTCAATTAGATAATTTCTTGGGTAGTCGTTTTGGTGCGGGTACTACTGTTGATCAAAAGGATAAAATTAGTAATTCTTACGGTTCTCAAGTTGCATGGCGTTTAAGTGATGCTGTAAGTTTAAGTGCTTTCTTCAACTATACTAGCCTAACCAGAATTGGTCGTGGCAGTGATGATATTTGGAGTTATGGTGGTGGTGTTGCTTTCCCTGACTTATTCAAAGAAGGTAGCGTTTTAGGTATCTTTGCTGGTGTTCAGCCTTATAATGCTAACTCTACTTACTTTGTCACTGATCCTAATGGTAACTCTCGTCGAGTTCGTATTAGTACTGATAGTGTTCCCCTTCATGTGGAAGCATTCTACAAGTATCAGTTAACTGACAATATTTCTGTTACTCCCGGTGTTATCTGGGTGACAAATACCAATCAAGGAAGTAATCAAGATGGTATCATCGGTACTTTAAGAACTACGTTCACTTTCTAA